The following proteins are encoded in a genomic region of Amphiura filiformis chromosome 18, Afil_fr2py, whole genome shotgun sequence:
- the LOC140139703 gene encoding uncharacterized protein translates to MTSENLYNYVDVDPCRIVANLRSGDITSCIGDGNRCANNGTCEESFGYFTCVCQDGYKGHKCEIDHEKPVIDDMPANIIQDTDPGMATAIVSWTSPTGSDNSGSQTLTSSHTPDSSFPIGVTRVTYNSTDDAANTVTSSFTVTIKDHEKPVIDNVPENIIQDTDPGMATAIVTWTSPTGSDNSGSQTLTSSHTPDSSFPIGVTTVTYNSTDDAGNTVTSSFTVTIQDREKPVIGNVTANIIQDTSPGLATAIVTWTSPTGGDNSGSQTMTSSHTPGSIFPIGVTTVTYKSTDDAGNTATSSFTVTIKDHEKPIIDNVPANIIQDTNPGMATAIVTWTSPTGIDNSDSQTLTSSHIPGSSFPIGVTIVTYNSTDEAGNEATFSFIVTIQASWSFWGSWSSCSRTCGGGIMYRNRTCGGSDSCPGSGSDSQSCSTQWCYLPLGLADGRIEDNQMTASSFWTGSNPWKGRLHNTYWWASSSQQTSWLQVDFLTSVLIKGIQTQGTGHDTIHQWVTRLTVSTGSDVNTLKSIEEADGVTKSFAANVDTNSVVDITFPELITARILRVYAIEWYDLPSMRMEVIGHSATCEDNWELFGYYCYQATRADISFHGAEDVCQTQSSHLASIHNQDEQKFIKDLYNNAVNYWIGLTDVLNEDTFVWNDNSTVDYKNWGPGQPDGEEQDCVMAHQNSGGLWHDVECDYSDQFGNMAYVCKKDAVQNTIV, encoded by the exons ATGACCTCCGAGAATCTCTACAATTATGTTGATGTTGATCCGTGTCGTATTGTAGCTAATCTTAGATCAGGAG ATATTACTTCGTGTATCGGTGATGGTAACCGATGTGCAAATAATGGAACATGTGAAGAAAGTTTTGGCTACTTCACATGCGTATGTCAAGATGGATATAAAGGACATAAATGCGAGATTG ATCATGAGAAACCGGTCATCGATGACATGCCGGCCAACATAATACAAGACACAGACCCAGGAATGGCAACAGCTATCGTGTCATGGACATCACCTACAGGGAGTGACAACTCTGGCTCCCAAACTCTGACATCAAGTCATACCCCTGATTCGTCATTCCCGATTGGTGTGACGAGAGTGACGTATAACTCAACTGATGATGCAGCAAATACAGTGACTTCGTCATTCACTGTGACGATAAAAG ATCATGAGAAACCGGTCATCGATAATGTGCCGGAAAATATAATACAAGACACTGATCCAGGAATGGCAACAGCTATCGTGACATGGACATCACCTACAGGGAGTGACAACTCTGGCTCCCAAACTCTGACATCAAGTCATACTCCTGATTCGTCATTCCCGATTGGTGTGACGACAGTGACGTATAACTCAACTGATGATGCAGGGAATACAGTGACTTCGTCATTCACTGTGACGATACAAG ACCGTGAGAAACCAGTCATCGGTAATGTAACGGCAAATATAATACAAGACACAAGCCCAGGATTGGCAACAGCTATCGTGACATGGACATCACCTACAGGAGGTGACAACTCAGGCTCCCAAACTATGACATCAAGTCATACTCCTGGCTCGATATTCCCGATTGGTGTAACGACAGTGACGTATAAATCAACTGATGACGCAGGAAATACAGCGACTTCGTCATTCACTGTGACGATAAAAG ATCATGAGAAACCGATCATCGATAATGTACCGGCAAACATAATACAAGACACAAACCCAGGAATGGCAACAGCTATCGTGACATGGACATCACCTACAGGAATTGACAACTCTGACTCTCAAACTCTGACATCAAGTCATATTCCTGGTTCGTCATTCCCGATTGGTGTGACGATAGTGACCTATAATTCGACTGATGAGGCGGGAAATGAGGCGACATTTTCATTCATTGTGACAATTCAAG CGTCATGGAGTTTCTGGGGTTCCTGGAGCTCTTGCAGCAGAACATGTGGCGGTGGGATAATGTATCGGAACAGGACATGTGGTGGGAGTGATTCATGTCCCGGATCTGGTAGTGATTCACAGAGCTGTAGCACTCAATGGTGTT ACTTGCCCCTTGGGCTAGCAGATGGACGAATTGAGGACAACCAGATGACCGCATCTAGCTTTTGGACTGGTAGTAATCCTTGGAAAGGCCGACTTCACAATACTTACTGGTGGGCTTCTTCATCACAGCAGACCAGTTGGCTTCAGGTTGATTTTCTTACGAGTGTTCTTATCAAAGGGATTCAAACACAGGGTACTGGCCATGATACGATACATCAATGGGTTACTCGTCTCACAGTATCTACGGGTAGTGATGTAAATACATTAAAATCAATTGAGGAAGCTGATGGGGTTACCAAA AGTTTTGCAGCTAATGTGGACACTAATAGCGTTGTAGATATCACATTCCCTGAACTAATCACAGCTCGTATTCTGCGTGTGTATGCTATTGAATGGTACGATCTTCCCTCCATGAGAATGGAAGTTATTGGCCACAGTG CTACTTGTGAAGATAATTGGGAGCTGTTTGGATATTATTGTTACCAAGCCACACGTGCAGACATATCGTTTCATGGAGCGGAAGATGTATGTCAAACTCAGAGTAGTCATTTAGCGAGTATCCATAACCAAGACGAGCAGAAGTTTATTAAAG ACCTGTACAACAATGCTGTTAATTACTGGATTGGGTTGACTGATGTATTGAATGAAGACACATTTGTATGGAATGATAATAGCACG gTTGACTACAAGAACTGGGGACCAGGCCAGCCTGACGGGGAAGAACAGGATTGTGTCATGGCTCATCAGAATTCTGGCGGTCTTTGGCATGACGTTGAATGCGATTATTCTGACCAATTCGGAAACATGGCATACGTCTGCAAGAAGGATGCCGTACAAAATACCATCGTTTAA